Part of the Paenarthrobacter sp. JL.01a genome is shown below.
AGCGGGGCTCAAGTACACCGCCGAAGTTGTGGATTTCACACAGTACCCTAGCCTTCGTGGTTCAGGGGTGTGGAGTGGTAGGGGAGCGTCGTGTGGGCAGTGAAGTCGCGGTGGAAACCAGCGGTGGAGCCTACACGAGTGAGAATGCAGGCATGAGTAGCGAAAGACGGGTGAGAAACCCGTCCGCCGAATGATCAAGGGTTCCAGGGTCAAGCTAATCTGCCCTGGGTAAGTCGGGACCTAAGGCGAGGCCGACAGGCGTAGTCGATGGACAACGGGTTGATATTCCCGTACCGGCGAAAAACCGCCCATGCCAAGCGGGGGATACTAACCGCCCGGAGCCTGCCCGCTCACCCTTGTGGTGTTGTGGGTTTTGGCCGAGCGCGGGACCTGATCCCGGGAGGTAAGCGTATTAACAGGTGTGACGCAGGAAGGTAGCCGGGCCGGGCGATGGTTGCCCCGGTCTAAGGATGTAGGGTCAGGGATAGGCAAATCCGTTCCTGTGTGTTTCGAGCACGATCCTGAGATCTGATGGGACCCCCGTTCGGGGGGATCCGGTGATCCTATGCTGCCTAGAAAAGCATCGACGCGAGGTTTTAGCCGCCCGTACCCCAAACCGACACAGGTGATCAGGTAGAGAATACCAAGGCGATCGAGAGAATTATGGTTAAGGAACTCGGCAAAATGCCCCCGTAACTTCGGGAGAAGGGGGGCCTGCCCCGTGATGGAGACTTGCTCTCCGTGAGCGGGTGTGGGCCGCAGAGACCAGGGGGAAGCGACTGTTTACTAAAAACACAGGTCCGTGCGAAGTCGCAAGACGATGTATACGGACTGACTCCTGCCCGGTGCTGGAAGGTTAAGAGGACCGGTTAGCTCTTCGGAGCGAAGCTGAGAATTTAAGCCCCAGTAAACGGCGGTGGTAACTATAACCATCCTAAGGTAGCGAAATTCCTTGTCGGGTAAGTTCCGACCTGCACGAATGGAGTAACGACTTCCCCGCTGTCTCAACCATAAACTCGGCGAAATTGCAGTACGAGTAAAGATGCTCGTTACGCGCAGCAGGACGGAAAGACCCCGAGACCTTTACTATAGTTTGGTATTGGTGTTCGGAGTGGCTTGTGTAGGATAGGTGGGAGACGTTGAAGCCCGGACGCCAGTTCGGGTGGAGTCATCGTTGAAATACCACTCTGGTCACTTTGGACATCTAACTTCGGCCCGTGATCCGGGTCAGGGACAGTGCCTGATGGGTAGTTTAACTGGGGCGGTTGCCTCCTAAAAAGTAACGGAGGCGCCCAAAGGTTCCCTCAGCCTGGTTGGCAATCAGGTGTCGAGTGTAAGTGCACAAGGGAGCTTGACTGTGAGAGAGACATCTCGAGCAGGGACGAAAGTCGGGACTAGTGATCCGGCGGTACATTGTGGAATGGCCGTCGCTCAACGGATAAAAGGTACCTCGGGGATAACAGGCTGATCTTGCCCAAGAGTCCATATCGACGGCATGGTTTGGCACCTCGATGTCGGCTCGTCGCATCCTGGGGCTGGAGTAGGTCCCAAGGGTTGGGCTGTTCGCCCATTAAAGCGGTACGCGAGCTGGGTTTAGAACGTCGTGAGACAGTTCGGTCCCTATCCGCTGCGCGCGCAGGAAATTTGAGAAGGGCTGTCCTTAGTACGAGAGGACCGGGACGGACGAACCTCTGGTGTGTCAGTTGTACTGCCAAGTGCACCGCTGATTAGCTACGTTCGGATGGGATAACCGCTGAAAGCATCTAAGCGGGAAGCTCGCTTCAAGATGAGATTTCCATACACACAATTTGTGTGAGAGGCCCCCAGCCAGACCACTGGGTTGATAGGCCGGATGTGGAAGCGAGGACTAACGACTCGTGAAGCTGACCGGTACTAATAGGCCAACAACTTACACCACACACAACACACTGCACGCGTCCACTATGTGGTTCCCAACCAACAACCCACCAGTTGAAACAGGAACCAACAACTAAATAACAACACCACAGTTGTAACCAACAGTCTTCCCACCCCCACCACACAAGAGCGGGGGAACGGGTAACAAGGTTACGGCGGTCATAGCGTGGGGGAAACGCCCGGTCCCATTCCGAACCCGGAAGCTAAGACCCACAGCGCCGATGGTACTGCACCCGGGAGGGTGTGGGAGAGTAGGACACCGCCGGACAACCATTAGGTCGAGACCCCCCAACCCACGGTTGGGGGGTCTCCCACATAAAAGACCACAAACACGCACAAGGCCCCCCACCACACCGGTCAGGGGCCACACGCATTTAACGACCCCATACACACGTAGGGCCCCAACCAGGCAGGTAGGGGCCTCACGCATTTAAGGCTCTCCCGGCTGAAGGCCTCGCTGCATCTGCCGTGAACGGTGCTGCAAGGCTCCCGCTCCGGCGTCGAGGCAAGGCCTGAAGAGAAGCTGTTACTGAGGGCCGGCCGAAGCCTGATCAGGAGGCCGGGGCCTTTGCCGCTTTGGCGGCTGCCTTTGCTGCCTGCTTGCTGGCACGCACCTTGGCCAGGGACCCCGGGTCCACGATGTCGGCTACGGACAGGTAGGAACCTTCCTCACCGTAGTGGCCGGCGGCTTCTTGCCATCCCGCAGCTCTGAGGCCGCACTGCTTGCCCAGCAGCGCCAGGAAGATCTTGGCCTTCTGCTCGCCATAGCCTGGCAGGGACCGGAGCCGGCGCAGCACTTCCGGGCCGTCGGGGTTCCCCCTCGTCCAGATCGCGGACGCATCTCCGCCCCAGTCGCTGTCCACCGCGGCCGCGAGGGCCTGGACCCTTCCTGCCATCGAGCCGGGGAATCGATGCACTGCCGGCCTCTCCTTGAACAGTTCAACAAAGCCGGCCGGATCCTGCTCTGCGACAACGCGCGGTTCCAGGGTCCCGAGCCGGGTGCGGATCTTTTCCGGACCGGCAAACGCGGACTCCATGGTGACCTGTTGATCCAGCAGCATGCCCGTCAGCAGGGCAAACGAGTCTTCACTGAGCAGTTGATCCGCGGCGGCATCGCCGGTGATGTGCAGTTCCATGCGTCCCATCCTCCCACCGGTGGGCAGCCCAGTCACGGCAGTGTTGGGGTGGTGTTCGACGGCGGTGTGGTGGGGTTTTGGGGGTGGGTGTGTGGGTGTTGGGTGGTGGATTTGCGTTGGGGTTGTGGGGCGTGTATTGTTTTCTGAGTCGCCGGGTGCGAAACGGAAAGCCGGAAGGTGTGTACGGTTCGGTAGGCGGCCAAAAATAACTCTTCTTTTCCAATGGCCCTGTTGTGGTGCGCTGCTTTGTGTGGTGTTCCGGTCGGGGTGATGTTTTGGGGGGTCTGTTGTTTGAGAACTCAATAGTGTGCCAAGTTTGTTGATACCGATTGTTTTTTGATTGGTTGAAATTTATGCCAGTACTGTCGCGCACCCCCGTGTGTGGTGGTCTGGTTTTCAGCTGGTTTCGAATTTTGTGCAGCCATGTTCTTGCCGTTATTTCCGGTGGGTGTGGTTGTGTCTGTTTGATTTGTTTTACTTCAACGGAGAGTTTGATCCTGGCTCAGGATGAACGCTGGCGGCGTGCTTAACACATGCAAGTCGAACGATGATCCCAGCTTGCTGGGGGATTAGTGGCGAACGGGTGAGTAACACGTGAGTAACCTGCCCTTGACTCTGGGATAAGCCTGGGAAACTGGGTCTAATACCGGATATGACTCCTCATCGCATGGTGGGGGTGGAAAGCTTTTGTGGTTTTGGATGGACTCGCGGCCTATCAGCTTGTTGGTGGGGTAATGGCCTACCAAGCGCGCGACGACGGGTAGCCGGCCTGAGAGGGTGACCGGCCACACTGGGACTGAGACACGGCCCAGACTCCTACGGGAGGCAGCAGTGGGGAATATTGCACAATGGGCGAAAGCCTGATGCAGCGACGCCGCGTGAGGGATGACGGCCTTCGGGTTGTAAACCTCTTTCAGTAGGGAAGAAGCGTAAGTGACGGTACCTGCAGAAGAAGCGCCGGCTAACTACGTGCCAGCAGCCGCGGTAATACGTAGGGCGCAAGCGTTATCCGGAATTATTGGGCGTAAAGAGCTCGTAGGCGGTTTGTCGCGTCTGCTGTGAAAGACCGGGGCTCAACTCCGGTTCTGCAGTGGGTACGGGCAGACTAGAGTGCAGTAGGGGAGACTGGAATTCCTGGTGTAGCGGTGAAATGCGCAGATATCAGGAGGAACACCGATGGCGAAGGCAGGTCTCTGGGCTGTAACTGACGCTGAGGAGCGAAAGCATGGGGAGCGAACAGGATTAGATACCCTGGTAGTCCATGCCGTAAACGTTGGGCACTAGGTGTGGGGGACATTCCACGTTTTCCGCGCCGTAGCTAACGCATTAAGTGCCCCGCCTGGGGAGTACGGCCGCAAGGCTAAAACTCAAAGGAATTGACGGGGGCCCGCACAAGCGGCGGAGCATGCGGATTAATTCGATGCAACGCGAAGAACCTTACCAAGGCTTGACATGAACCGGTAATACCTGGAAACAGGTGCCCCGCTTGCGGTCGGTTTACAGGTGGTGCATGGTTGTCGTCAGCTCGTGTCGTGAGATGTTGGGTTAAGTCCCGCAACGAGCGCAACCCTCGTTCTATGTTGCCAGCGGTTCGGCCGGGGACTCATAGGAGACTGCCGGGGTCAACTCGGAGGAAGGTGGGGACGACGTCAAATCATCATGCCCCTTATGTCTTGGGCTTCACGCATGCTACAATGGCCGGTACAAAGGGTTGCGATACTGTGAGGTGGAGCTAATCCCAAAAAGCCGGTCTCAGTTCGGATTGGGGTCTGCAACTCGACCCCATGAAGTCGGAGTCGCTAGTAATCGCAGATCAGCAACGCTGCGGTGAATACGTTCCCGGGCCTTGTACACACCGCCCGTCAAGTCACGAAAGTTGGTAACACCCGAAGCCGGTGGCCTAACCCTTGTGGGGGAGCCGTCGAAGGTGGGACCGGCGATTGGGACTAAGTCGTAACAAGGTAGCCGTACCGGAAGGTGCGGCTGGATCACCTCCTTTCTAAGGAGCTGCTTACAATCTGTTGTCCCTGCCTGCATGGGTGGGGGTGTGGTTGTCAGTGTTGCCCATTGCGCAGGCGTTTGTTCTGCGGTGGGTGCTCATGGGTGGAATATCAACGAATCATTTTTTTGGCATGGCCTTTGCGGTGGTGTCCTGGTGCTAGTACGGCGGTCCTTCGGGGTTGTTGGGAACGTGTCCGGGGTGTTGGTTGTGGGGGTTGTGTTTGGCGCACTGTTGGGTCCTGAGGCAACAGGACCTTTTTGCAGCAATGCATTGGAGACTGGTGTTTCTTTTGTTCCTGCTTCCGGTACTGCCGTGTTCCCTTGTTGGGGGTGTGGTGGTCTGGTTGATGGGGTTGTTGTTTGAGAACTACATAGTGGACGCGAGCATCTGAGACACACGCACTTGTGTGTGTGTTTCTACAGCAATTTCTTTTTGATGAACCTGGCCTTTTGTGGTCGTGGTTCTCTCGAGTAGTTGATGCATCATGATCGG
Proteins encoded:
- a CDS encoding HhH-GPD-type base excision DNA repair protein, which produces MGRMELHITGDAAADQLLSEDSFALLTGMLLDQQVTMESAFAGPEKIRTRLGTLEPRVVAEQDPAGFVELFKERPAVHRFPGSMAGRVQALAAAVDSDWGGDASAIWTRGNPDGPEVLRRLRSLPGYGEQKAKIFLALLGKQCGLRAAGWQEAAGHYGEEGSYLSVADIVDPGSLAKVRASKQAAKAAAKAAKAPAS